A segment of the Panacibacter ginsenosidivorans genome:
GCGACTCTGCAAGTGCTGTTACAAAAGCATACACCATCATCAATGCAGCTGCAGACAAACAGGCATACTATCTTTCTTATTTAGATACTTTCAGATTGATAACTGTTTTTTTTATAGCTGTTATTCCATTGGTAGCATTTTTAAGAGTAAAGAAAAAATCACCACTAGATCTTGCAGCGGCAAAAGCAGCTGTTGCAGAAGCACATTAATTTATTTATGAGCCAACCAGCAGTACATATATTTAGCTTTCGTTGCGTCGCACACTTATACGTTCACATCATTAAGCAACAGTTCAACAGTATAATTTTTTCCATGAACTTTAAATAAATAAAAGATCAACCAAAATAAATATGAAAAAGATTTTCTTCATAACCTTATTGACAATATCTGCTGCCGCACTACATGCACAGGTACAAACAAACAACCAGCTCAAAACACTCATTAATCAGTCATTCAGTTATTTTCCAAAAATTAAAGAAGCAGAGAATGGAATAAGCACTGCACAGGAAAAACTGGAGATTGCTCAAACCAATATGCCAACTGTTGAAGGAACCATAAGCTACAACTTTGTGCAGCCTAAAATAACATTACCATTTCCAATAAATGGTGAAGTAAAAGATTTCCAGTTTGCACCGGTACATAATGTTAATGCAAATGCAGGAGCTAATTATTTGTTGTTTGATTTCGGCAGAATAAAAGCCAATGTAGAAAAAGCAAAAACAGATCTTAAATATGCACAGCATAATGTTGATTACGCAAAAAGCCAGCTGGCAAACCAGGTTGCTATCATTTATTATAATATTATTTATTTTCAAAGAGCCATACAAATAGAGGATAGCGTATTGGCTTACTTAAATGAGAACAAAAGGATCATTGATAGTAAACTAAGAAACGGAGATGCAATACGTATAGATCTTTTGAACGTACAATCTAGTATTGATGCAGAAGAAAACAGGAAAGTTGATCTGCAAAACAGCCTGCAGAAACAACTTAACCTATTGTCTTACACTACAGGTAATATAACTGCCACAGGAACCGCATTCGATTTTGATGTAACACTAAAAGATGCGCTGTCTGCCATGAATGATGCACAAACAAACAACCTGGAATATGTATTGGCAAAAGACAAGATACAACAGGCGCAATCAGATCTTGCAGTAATTAAATCAAATGATAAACCTTCCGTAAGCCTTGGCGCCAATGCCGGTTTAAAGAATGGCTATGTGCCCAATGTTAATGAAATAAGATTCAACTATGCGGCAGGTGCAACATTAAAAATACCCATTTATGATGGTGGCAAAACAAAACGGCAAACAAAGCTTGCAGAGACAATCGTAAAACAAAATGAATTATCAGTAGCAACACTTGATAATGCTTTCAAAAAAGATATTCAACAGGCCCTTACAGATCTTAACAGCAACATGGAAAGAATTAAGAACACTGCCGGCCAAATAGGCCAGGCAAAAGCTGCTGAAGACCTTGCTACCAGCCGTTACCAAAACGGTGTGGGTACTAATCTTGAAATTACCAATGCAAGCACCAACAGGCAGCGTGCAGAATTTACAAGATTACAATATGAGTACCAGTTATGTTTAGCTAAAGTGGAATTAGCAAGATTACTTGGCTATCAATATTGGTAATGTTTAACAACAGAAATACAAAGACGCAGAGAAATATCATATAGATGCTTTCTCTGTTACTCCGTCTTTGCGCCATAAATTATGTTGCATCAAACCACACTGCCGTATTATCATTAGGGTGTGCGTTGTAATTAATAAATAACTCTTCACCTTTTTTAATTTTGCGTACTGTGCGTATCGTTACAAGCCTGTGTTCAAAATCCATTTCATACTCGCAGTTAGATTGATAAGCATGATTATACAACGATACATATCCTAATGCAAAACATCCCTGCTTTCTTGTTTTACCCCACTCAAAAATGTAGCTGAACAATTTTGTTTTTTCTATAATGGCGCGCTCTGAAGCACTTATCACCAGCACAGGAGATATCTCAATAATGGTATTGGAAGGAATGCTTTTAGAAGTAAAAACACCACGCCCTCTTTTATCAGAAGGTGCAACAACTAAATAAGGTGACATCATACAGCGAAAGATAATGATGCTTTGCGAAACTAAGAAATTTTACAGGCTGTAATAATTTCGTTTATCTTGTTTTATCTGATGAAACAAGCACCATTTGTACAAGAATGCGACGCAACGAAAGTTTAACAGAAAGGTTTTGCCGGGTACATAAAAAATTAATAGTTATACAAAACCTGTTTCACAACATCATTTGTTAATTTGCACGTATGAGTTTTGAAATAGAAGAATTGCCTTTGGCCGAGCAGTTTGAACAACTGATACAACGCGGCGATAAACTGGCCATTGCTGAGTTTTTGAATGACCAGAACATCAGCGATGTGGCAGAACTCATTAATGAATATCCGGATTATGAAGCACAGATAATTGCCAACATGGCTATACACCGAGCTGCCAGTGTGTTTAAGATACTTGATATTACAGAACAACGACGTATAGTAAAAGAACTGCCCCCCTTTAAAACTGCAGAACTTTTAAATGAATTACCCGCCGATGACCGCACAGATTTTTTGGAAGAATTACCCAAAGAAGTAATTCGTGATCTTATAAAATTGATTGACCCGGAAGAAAGAAAAATAACGCTGTCGCTTTTAGGTTACCCGGAAGATAGTGTAGGACGATTGATGACACCTGATTATGTTTATGTGTATGAACACAACACAGTAGATGAGGCGTTATCTGTAATAAGAAAAGTTGCCAAGAGCAGTGAGACCGTTGATGTGATCTATATCATTAACGAAAAAGGCGAACTGGTTGATGACGTGAAATTACGCGACATTATTATTGCTGCAACGGATAAAAAAATGGGCGAACTGCTTGATGGGCGGGTAGTGGCATTAAATGTAAACGATGACCAGGAGCATGCAAGCCAGGTATTTAAAATGAATAACCGTGTGGCTTTGCCGGTTACAGATGACAATAACATCCTGCTAGGTATTGTAACCATAGATGATATGTTGTGGGTAGCTAACGAAGAGTTTAGCGAAGACATGCAGAAGATGGGTGGTACGGAAGCATTGGAAGAACCTTATCTTGAAACACCTTTTTTTAAACTCATAAAAAAACGTGTAGGCTGGCTCATCGTTTTGTTCATTGGTGAAATGCTTACAGCAACAGCCATGGCATACTTCAGCGATGAGCTTGCAAAAGCAATTGTGCTTTCCATTTTTGTACCACTTATCATGAGCAGTGGCGGTAACAGTGGCTCGCAGGCATCTACATTAATTATACAGGCAATGGCTGTAGGTGAAGTATCGCTTTCAGATTGGTGGCGTGTTTTGCGCCGCGAATTATTAAGTGGTCTTACACTTGGCAGTATTTTAGGCAGCATAGGATTCCTGCGCATATGTCTGTGGCACTTCCTGATGCAGCATGGCGTAATACAGGATCTCTATGGCCCACACTGGCTGCTGGTGGGCTTTTCAGTTGGCTTCTCTTTAATAGGAGTAGTGCTTTGGGGAACATTAAGTGGTTCCATGTTGCCCATCATTTTAAAAAAATTAGGAGCGGACCCTGCAGCTTCTTCGGCACCATTCGTTGCAACACTTGTAGATGTTACCGGTCTTGTTATTTATTTTAGTGTTGCGTTTATCTTCCTGAAGGGTATTTTACTGTAGTGTGTTGCCAAAACTTTTTGAGCCCGGCACTTGTCTTCTATGGCATCGCCTGTTGCGTCGCACTCTTGTACATTCAAACCAATATTTAATGTTGACGATTGTTTTCATTTGCAGTGTCTAATATCCAAGGATGTATAATTGTAGCATAAGTTCTACACATTCAATTACCAATGTCTTATTAGTACACCGAATTTTCCAATAAAAATTATTTTTAATTATTATAGTACTTATCTTTCCTAAAAAAACTTTTGATCCTTTTAAAATTTTTGCAATGAAAAAAATCTACGTATTGCTGCTGCTAATCTTTGCTGTTACAGTTATTAATGCCCAGACCTTTTATCAAAACAACATTTCCTTAAAAAAGTTACCGCTTGCCTGGAGCGGAGGTGCGCCTTACATCGTAAAACAAACTGCAGATAGTGGATTTATTTTTTGCGGGCTTTACAATGCCGGTAGCACCAATAACATTTTCTTTATCAAGATGGATAAAACTTCCACAACTCAGTGGTCATTTGGCTTAACTATTGCAAATACACCCATTCCTTACGCTCTTATTCAATCTAAAGATGGGGGCTTTGTTTTAGTTGGTTCATATGCTGATGGCGCTTCAAGTACGGCAGCTTTTGTATTAAAGCTGAATAGCAGTGGCACATTGCTTTGGCAAAAATTTTTAAAGGGTCAGGCACTTACTTCTGCTTATAGTGTTTCTGAAGATAACATGGGAAATGTTTTTGTGGCCGGAAAGTCAGATGCAGGTTCTGGTGGTGCGTCTTATTGCTGGACAACCCAAATAGCAAAAAACGGAACCATTTTGTTAAATAAAGTGTATCAGCTTACCGGCTATGATACTTACGAAACTCAAGTATTAAGTACAACAGCAAAAGGTTTTGCAATTATCGGTACGGCTGGCACCAATTCTTTTGTAATGAAAGTAGATTCACTTGGTGTTCCAACTTGGACAAAGCTCATCAACGAAGACCTTACAGCATTCAGAATGGATATTAGTGAATCAAAGAATAAAGAACTCACTATAGCTGCATCAAGAAGTACTGACGCACTGGCTTTTAAACTTGATAAAAAGGGTAATATAAAATGGTCAAAGTCTATTGCAGGTTCAGGCGGTGTTGATGTAAATGATCTTGTTCAATTATCTTCAGGCAACTTTATTCTTGCAACAGTTGTAAGTGGCTCTCCTAACGAGATAAATGTTTTAAGACTTGATAACACAACAGGAGGCTTATTGGCTGCCAAGAATTTGAAAACAACAACAGGATCAACGTTTAATTTTTTAAGCAAGCCTATGGGAACAGAATACACGCTTAGTGGGTGGGATGCTTCTGCAGGTACAAATTATATAAGTGTTTCCAATTTGGATACCAGCCTTCAAAACTGCACTGATAATGCTGCATCTTTTACGGTTGCAGATTATACTTTTACGTCTTCAACAATTACTTCTACTACACTTTCTCCGCTTACAGAACCTGTTGCTACTTTCTCCAGAGTTTCCTGGGTAAATCCAGCAACAGTTGATACTGCATGTTCAGAAATTATATTGCCACTTAATCTTATTCGTTTCACACTTGCTAAAAATGGCAATTCCAACCTTCTATCATGGTCTACAGCCCAGGAAATTAATACTTCATATTTCGAAGTTCAGAGAGGTATAAATAATACATCTTTCGCAGCTATTGGCAAAGTATTGGCAGCGAATAAACAAACGCAAAACAACTACCAGTTTGCAGATATAAAACCATTAAATGGTACCAACTACTACAGGCTTAAGATCGTGGATGCAGATGGGAAATTTACTTACAGCCCGATTTTGATTTCTTCGAATAATAAACTTACAGACATTGCCGTGTATCCCAATCCTGTAAAAGACAGGATCGTTTTGAACATTAACAGTAAAGTAAAAACCACTTTTAATGTAACAGTCACTGACATGCAGGGACGTACTATTTTAAGAAACGTTATTTCTGTTGATGAAGGTATTTCACAGAGAGAATTAAACGCTACAGCTTTAAAACAAGGAACTTATTTTGTAAGATTAGAAAATACAGATGGCTCACAGATCATCAAGATAATAAAGTAAGCCCCCATATTGTTTATTGAAAAGCCGCCGTTATTTATCGGCGGCTTTTATTTTATTATAGTTCAGCCCATACCTTTTTTGCAAATTGTTCAAGAGAAGGATCTCTCGCTCCCATCAACAGTAGTACACAATCATCTGTAAAATGAGAACGGACTTCCTCCAAAAAAGTATTTCTGTTGTCTGCAAAGAATGCAGCTTTGTTCATCGACTTAAGATCATTAATAAGATCGCGGGCAGAAATATCTTTTGTAGCAGTGCCTCCTGCATAAAAAATTTCACTCATCCATATCTCATCTGCAGGTCTTAATACGGTTGCAATCTCTTCAACAAAATCTTTGTGCAGGAATCTTGTAGGTGCATAGCCATGTGGCTGAAACCAAGCAATAACTTTTGGCGCAATATATTGACATGCCTGTATAGATGCAGCGCATTTAGCAGGGTTATGCGCATAATCATCAATAAGCCAAACACCATGCTTGTTACCGAATACCTGGTGTCTCCGGTAAATACCTTCATATTGATGTAAGGCTGCTGCACAAACAGAAAGGTCAACACCAATTTGATTAGCTACAGTTGTCGCAGCCAAAGCATTTTCCATGCTGTGCTTGCCAACCTGGTTCAAAGAAAATGGCACATCATTTATTGTAAAAGAAATGCGTAGTCCCTCTTGCTTAAAGTTTTTTGCGATGAAGCCTGCACCTGAATTTTCATCAATAGAAAAATCATGCTTACTGTCTTTTGATAATCGCTTTGCTAAACCATGCGATTGATTAACTATGAATAGTCCCTCTGTATTATTCCTAAATACCTCAAATACTTTCATCAGTTCATCAATCTCTTTGTGATCTTTATCTATGTTTAGCAACAGCCCTATTTCTGGTTCATATGCTATTATTGAGCCATCACTTTCATCTGCTTCAATTACCAGCCAGTCTCCATCGTCTTTTTTTGCATTCCCGATCTTTCCTTCTTTTATTATATGCACCAATCCTGCACCACTTATAATTGAAGGTTGCAATCCCGCATACTCCAGTATTTGAAATAACATACCGGTTGTTGTGCTTTTACCCGATGTACCCCCTACAGCAATTGTTTTTTTACTCTTTGCTATTAATGCCAGTAATGCGGAACGTTTAATAATAGGTATGTTCAGTTGCTTTGCTTTCTGCACTTCTAAGACTGTATCTTCTATTGCAGTAGATACCACAACCAGTTCTGTTGCTTCTGTTATGCCAGATCCATCTTGTAAAAAACATCGTATTCCTTCTGCTTCCAGTTTTTCTTTCGTATCATTTTTTTCACCAGGTTGAAAATAGCGGTCGCTACCACTTACGTTGTAACCAGCCCCGGCAAGATATTGAGCTATGGCGCTCATTCCCGTGCCTGCAATACCTATAAAGAATACATTTTTAAAATCTGTGATTGAATTAATCATGGTGCGAATATATTTGAAAGAAAACGTAAATCCATGTATGACTGCGTTTGAAAACATCAATTACAATAGAGCGTGGCAGAAT
Coding sequences within it:
- a CDS encoding TolC family protein, producing the protein MKKIFFITLLTISAAALHAQVQTNNQLKTLINQSFSYFPKIKEAENGISTAQEKLEIAQTNMPTVEGTISYNFVQPKITLPFPINGEVKDFQFAPVHNVNANAGANYLLFDFGRIKANVEKAKTDLKYAQHNVDYAKSQLANQVAIIYYNIIYFQRAIQIEDSVLAYLNENKRIIDSKLRNGDAIRIDLLNVQSSIDAEENRKVDLQNSLQKQLNLLSYTTGNITATGTAFDFDVTLKDALSAMNDAQTNNLEYVLAKDKIQQAQSDLAVIKSNDKPSVSLGANAGLKNGYVPNVNEIRFNYAAGATLKIPIYDGGKTKRQTKLAETIVKQNELSVATLDNAFKKDIQQALTDLNSNMERIKNTAGQIGQAKAAEDLATSRYQNGVGTNLEITNASTNRQRAEFTRLQYEYQLCLAKVELARLLGYQYW
- a CDS encoding SET domain-containing protein; translation: MMSPYLVVAPSDKRGRGVFTSKSIPSNTIIEISPVLVISASERAIIEKTKLFSYIFEWGKTRKQGCFALGYVSLYNHAYQSNCEYEMDFEHRLVTIRTVRKIKKGEELFINYNAHPNDNTAVWFDAT
- the mgtE gene encoding magnesium transporter; translation: MSFEIEELPLAEQFEQLIQRGDKLAIAEFLNDQNISDVAELINEYPDYEAQIIANMAIHRAASVFKILDITEQRRIVKELPPFKTAELLNELPADDRTDFLEELPKEVIRDLIKLIDPEERKITLSLLGYPEDSVGRLMTPDYVYVYEHNTVDEALSVIRKVAKSSETVDVIYIINEKGELVDDVKLRDIIIAATDKKMGELLDGRVVALNVNDDQEHASQVFKMNNRVALPVTDDNNILLGIVTIDDMLWVANEEFSEDMQKMGGTEALEEPYLETPFFKLIKKRVGWLIVLFIGEMLTATAMAYFSDELAKAIVLSIFVPLIMSSGGNSGSQASTLIIQAMAVGEVSLSDWWRVLRRELLSGLTLGSILGSIGFLRICLWHFLMQHGVIQDLYGPHWLLVGFSVGFSLIGVVLWGTLSGSMLPIILKKLGADPAASSAPFVATLVDVTGLVIYFSVAFIFLKGILL
- a CDS encoding T9SS type A sorting domain-containing protein, which gives rise to MKKIYVLLLLIFAVTVINAQTFYQNNISLKKLPLAWSGGAPYIVKQTADSGFIFCGLYNAGSTNNIFFIKMDKTSTTQWSFGLTIANTPIPYALIQSKDGGFVLVGSYADGASSTAAFVLKLNSSGTLLWQKFLKGQALTSAYSVSEDNMGNVFVAGKSDAGSGGASYCWTTQIAKNGTILLNKVYQLTGYDTYETQVLSTTAKGFAIIGTAGTNSFVMKVDSLGVPTWTKLINEDLTAFRMDISESKNKELTIAASRSTDALAFKLDKKGNIKWSKSIAGSGGVDVNDLVQLSSGNFILATVVSGSPNEINVLRLDNTTGGLLAAKNLKTTTGSTFNFLSKPMGTEYTLSGWDASAGTNYISVSNLDTSLQNCTDNAASFTVADYTFTSSTITSTTLSPLTEPVATFSRVSWVNPATVDTACSEIILPLNLIRFTLAKNGNSNLLSWSTAQEINTSYFEVQRGINNTSFAAIGKVLAANKQTQNNYQFADIKPLNGTNYYRLKIVDADGKFTYSPILISSNNKLTDIAVYPNPVKDRIVLNINSKVKTTFNVTVTDMQGRTILRNVISVDEGISQRELNATALKQGTYFVRLENTDGSQIIKIIK
- a CDS encoding UDP-N-acetylmuramate--L-alanine ligase, giving the protein MINSITDFKNVFFIGIAGTGMSAIAQYLAGAGYNVSGSDRYFQPGEKNDTKEKLEAEGIRCFLQDGSGITEATELVVVSTAIEDTVLEVQKAKQLNIPIIKRSALLALIAKSKKTIAVGGTSGKSTTTGMLFQILEYAGLQPSIISGAGLVHIIKEGKIGNAKKDDGDWLVIEADESDGSIIAYEPEIGLLLNIDKDHKEIDELMKVFEVFRNNTEGLFIVNQSHGLAKRLSKDSKHDFSIDENSGAGFIAKNFKQEGLRISFTINDVPFSLNQVGKHSMENALAATTVANQIGVDLSVCAAALHQYEGIYRRHQVFGNKHGVWLIDDYAHNPAKCAASIQACQYIAPKVIAWFQPHGYAPTRFLHKDFVEEIATVLRPADEIWMSEIFYAGGTATKDISARDLINDLKSMNKAAFFADNRNTFLEEVRSHFTDDCVLLLMGARDPSLEQFAKKVWAEL